Part of the Fimbriimonadia bacterium genome, CCTCGCCTCGTTGTGCTCCCAGAGCTGACCGAGTACTTCGAATCGCAGATCTTGCGGTCCGTGGACGAGGGAGGGCTCGCCCTTGCACTTCGCGACGCCGCGGGCTGGCGTGCCATCGCCCAGGGCATCACTTGGAACCTTCGAAAAGACGACCCTGCTCAGGAGATCGTGTTTCGGTCGAGCCTCGTGTGGAACGTCGCGTGGCTTCGGCCGACCGACAGTTGTGATGCTCCTGAGTTATTCGAGGCGATGGACGAAGCTGCGAAGGAACGAAAGGTCGAGGCCACCTATGTGTGTTTCCATGTCTGTGATGCGGAGACCGCAGCGTTGGTTGCCCGTCACGGCTTCGAGCCCGCCTATGCGCACTGTGTACGCACTCAGCCTCTCGGCGAACTCCCAGCGCCGCCGCCGGGAGTCGAGATCCGGGTGGCGCAGCCGGGAGACGGGAGCCGCATAGTGGACTGCCATTTGGAGGAGCTACGTTACCACGCAGAGTGCGCGCCGTCTCAGCGCACGGACTACCCCAACGCGCGTGAGCGCCAGCTCAAGGGCTGTGAGGAGGTGATCCGCGACGCGAACGGCGTCTCGCTTTATGCCGAGGAAGCTGGCGAAGTGATCGCAGTTGCCGATGGACGAGTAGGGTATGCGATGCTTAGGCCGTCTCTGCTGCTACCGGAGGCTCGTATTGGTTTCCTGAGGTCCGTGGGCACCACCGAGAAGCACAGAGGCAGGGGCGTGGGTGGGGCGCTATGTCTCGCCCTGGCTGCAGAGCTAGCCAAAAGGGGTGCGCAGCGGTGGGAACTGGTGTACTGTCCGTGGAACCCCCTTTCTAGCCGGTTCTGGCCTCGCATGGGATGGGTGCCGGCATCCTTCGGGTTCGTGAAGAAGACAAGAAGATAGGACCGCGCGGCTGGGCGCGGCCCTGCCATCCAGGTTTCGTCTGTTAAGCAGCCTGATGCAATGCGGTGTCGTGCCTGTCTGCCGAGCGCAAGGCGGCGGCGAGGAGTTCTCGAAGGGTCGAGCCATCGTCTGGGAAGTCCGCACAGCCCACGTAGAATCCGACCTGGCCCTTCGCGGAGAAGAGGCGGTTAATCCACTCGGCCAGCTTCTCCTCGAGGAGGTCACCAATATCCACGCGCAGTCGGTCCACGTGAGGCAGAACCACCCCGAACGCGAACTCATCTGCGCGACAGAGCACGTCGAGCTTACGGATGTTGGCTCGGATGACGGACCCAGCTTGGGTGAGGAACTCCCCAACCGTCATATCCCCATAGAAACTGCGTAGTTGCTCTAGACCGTGGAAGCGCACGATAATCACCGACATCTTGGACCCGTCGAGCGACGCACGCTGGATCTCCTCGGATAACCGCGAACGGAAGTAATCGGGTCCGTAGAGACCGGTCTGGTCATCCATCACGTCGCTCTCACAGTCGGGCGCATAACGTATACGCAGTTGACGATCCTTGATGTCCTCGGTGACCAGTATCTTCCGCAGTTTCTGGACGGAGTGCCTTAGGATGTGTGATACGTAGTTGCAAGAGATGTCGAGCGTGGCGGCGATTTCCGTTTGGTTGAGACCGTCATAGAAAAAGAGATGGATCACCTTCTGCTCCACCTCTTTGAGGTGAATCACGGCGGTTTCGAGGATCATCTTGTCCTCGATGGGAAGCTGGAACGTAGCCTCTTCCTGAGACTCCATCTTGTCCAGGTCGTAAGGTTTGTCGCCGTCGTCTTCCTCGGTCGCACCGTCAATCGAGAGCACCTTGAACACGTCCCGCGTCATCAGCACCTCGGTGATCGCCTCTTCGGTCATGCGCATGTTCGCAGCGATCTCTGCGGCCGTGGGCTGACGTCCCAACTCCTGCGCGAGAGACTGGGTGATACGGTTGATCCGCTGGTTCAGTTCCTGCAGCCATGCCGGCTCCTTGATGATCTTCCCCTTGTCACGCAAGTGGTGTTTGATCTCCCCTGCGACTAAGTGTGTTGCGTAGGTGGAGAACTTGACCCCCTTGCTAGGGTCGAACAGCTCCAGTGCGTTGAGTAGGCCGATGAAACCGACCTGCGCCAGGTCCTCGATCGGTTCCGATGACCCCGCGAAGCGGCGCGCGATGCGTTCTACCATCCCGGCGTAGTGCAGGGTCACGGCGTCCCTCAGGTCGGGCTCCTTAGTCCGTGAATACAGCGCTACCATTTCTTCAGGCTCCAGCCTGATTCGAGCGCAATCTCCCAACGTGATGTTCCTCCTTGGTCCCCCGGTTCCCCGGGGTCTGTTGGGCCTCGGCGCGCACATCCTATGCACGCCTGAGCTGTGACAGGTCGCTATTGAACCGAGTTGACCAGCTTGAAGATAGGTGTCATCACCGAGATAGCGATGAAGCCGACAATGCCACCCATGAACACGATGAGTAACGGCTCGATCATCGAGGTGAGACCTTTGACGGCTTGCGATACCTCGGTATCAT contains:
- a CDS encoding GNAT family N-acetyltransferase, which codes for MELVRITARQAREPAVEWTVHASMLSARDPRLVVLPELTEYFESQILRSVDEGGLALALRDAAGWRAIAQGITWNLRKDDPAQEIVFRSSLVWNVAWLRPTDSCDAPELFEAMDEAAKERKVEATYVCFHVCDAETAALVARHGFEPAYAHCVRTQPLGELPAPPPGVEIRVAQPGDGSRIVDCHLEELRYHAECAPSQRTDYPNARERQLKGCEEVIRDANGVSLYAEEAGEVIAVADGRVGYAMLRPSLLLPEARIGFLRSVGTTEKHRGRGVGGALCLALAAELAKRGAQRWELVYCPWNPLSSRFWPRMGWVPASFGFVKKTRR
- a CDS encoding sigma-70 family RNA polymerase sigma factor, yielding MVALYSRTKEPDLRDAVTLHYAGMVERIARRFAGSSEPIEDLAQVGFIGLLNALELFDPSKGVKFSTYATHLVAGEIKHHLRDKGKIIKEPAWLQELNQRINRITQSLAQELGRQPTAAEIAANMRMTEEAITEVLMTRDVFKVLSIDGATEEDDGDKPYDLDKMESQEEATFQLPIEDKMILETAVIHLKEVEQKVIHLFFYDGLNQTEIAATLDISCNYVSHILRHSVQKLRKILVTEDIKDRQLRIRYAPDCESDVMDDQTGLYGPDYFRSRLSEEIQRASLDGSKMSVIIVRFHGLEQLRSFYGDMTVGEFLTQAGSVIRANIRKLDVLCRADEFAFGVVLPHVDRLRVDIGDLLEEKLAEWINRLFSAKGQVGFYVGCADFPDDGSTLRELLAAALRSADRHDTALHQAA